One Denticeps clupeoides chromosome 3, fDenClu1.1, whole genome shotgun sequence DNA window includes the following coding sequences:
- the myo1hb gene encoding unconventional myosin-Ih isoform X1: MNSKSLEERCSRILREMECSLTARDRVGLQDFVLLDAYTSETAFLDNLRKRFHENLIYTYIGTLLVSVNPYKELGIYTKKQMDVYMGVNFFELPPHIFALADNVYRTMISETNNHFILISGESGAGKTEASKKILQFYAVSCPSTRLLDNVRDRLLLSNPVLEAFGNAKTLKNDNSSRFGKYMDIQFDHRGAAVGGHILSYLLEKSRVVHQNHGERNFHVFYQLVEGGEDDLLRWLGLQRSCQNYRCLVKGDCAKVTSINDKNDWKTVRKALSIIEFSESDIEHLFAIIASVLHLGNVQFDANIRGYASLSNSNELHWLSKLLGIQTHVLQEGLTHRKIEAKAEEVLSPFTTEHAIYARDALAKAIYGRTFNWLVNKINESLANKDSSRKTVIGLLDIYGFEVFHVNSFEQFCINYCNEKLQQLFIQLTLKSEQEEYEMEGIEWEPVPYFNNKIICDLVEEKHRGIISVLDEECLRPGEATDLTFLEKLEETLNGHPHFVTHKLADQKTRKTLERGDFRLLHYAGEVTYSVKGFLDKNNDLLYRNIKDVMRQSQNNIIKLCFPKTEPDTKRRPETVATQFKSSLAGLTDILMSKEPWYVRCVKPNSGKQPGRFDDVMVRHQVKYLGLMEHLRVRRAGFAYRRRYEVFLQRYKPLCPDTWPNWKGTAAEGVQRLVKHLGYKPDEYKMGRTKIFIRHPRTLFATEDAFDVCKHQLATRIQAKYKGYRVKGDFLKQKEAATRIETCWRGLMARKEKEKRAWAVKVIKKFIKGFMTRNQPACMDNSEYLAFVRQNYLTRLKDNLPKSILQRNAWLTAPPIMQEASRLLQKMYIRLMVRQYIRGISAQRKAQLQLKATASSLFRGRKENYPFSVARPFADTRISEQDINIKVLQTICQEGVKYSVPVIKYDRNGFRPRFRQLIFTQVAAYLVEEGKVKQRMEFSSLRGVSVSNLSDNFLILHIACDDVKQKGDLVLQCDYLFEALTRLSVVTNNKNLVKIVQGSVRFDIQPGREGFVDFKSGSESMVYRAKNGHLMVESTRTKTR, encoded by the exons AGTTTGGAGGAGCGTTGCAGTCGGATCCTGCGGGAAATGGAGTGCTCCTTGACAGCCCGTGACCGTGTGGGCCTTCAGGACTTTGTGCTCCTGGATGCTTACACCAGCGAGACGGCCTTTCTGGACAACCTGAGGAAACGCTTTCATGAGAACCTTATTTAT ACCTACATTGGGACCCTCCTGGTGTCGGTGAACCCGTATAAAGAACTGGGGATCTACACTAAGAAGCAGATGGATGTTTACATGGGAGTCAACTTTTTTGAACTGCCGCCAcacat CTTTGCATTAGCAGACAATGTTTACCGGACCATGATCTCTGAGACCAACAACCACTTCATTCTGATCTCGGGGGAGAGCGGTGCAGGCAAAACCGAAGCCTCCAAAAAGATCTTGCAGTTCTACGCTGTCAGCTGTCCCAGCACTCGGCTCCTGGACAATGTTCGAGATCGGCTGCTGCTGTCCAACCCTGTTCTGGAG GCTTTTGGCAATGCAAAAACATTGAAGAATGACAACTCAAGCCGATTTGGAAAATATATGGACATCCAGTTTGATCATCGG GGGGCAGCAGTCGGCGGCCATATTCTCAGCTATTTGCTGGAAAAGTCCAGGGTGGTGCACCAAAACCACGGGGAGAGAAACTTTCACGTCTTTTACCAGCTGGTGGAAGGTGGGGAGGACGACCTGCTTCGCTGGCTGGGGTTGCAACGGAGCTGTCAGAATTACAGATGCCTTGTGAAG GGTGATTGTGCCAAGGTGACCTCCATCAATGACAAGAATGACTGGAAGACGGTGAGAAAAGCCCTATCCATCATTGAATTCAGTGAGAGCGACATAGAG CATCTGTTTGCAATCATCGCCAGCGTCCTCCACCTTGGAAACGTCCAGTTTGACGCCAACATCCGAGGATACGCCAGCCTATCCAACAGCAATGAGCTGCACTGGCTGTCAAAA CTTCTGGGGATCCAAACACATGTTCTTCAGGAGGGTTTGACCCATCGTAAAATTGAAGCCAAAGCTGAGGAG GTTCTCAGCCCTTTCACCACAGAACATGCTATATATGCCAGAGACGCTTTAGCCAAAGCCATCTATGGCCGCACATTCAACTGGCTCGTCAACAAGATCAACGAGTCTTTGGCAAACAAG GACTCAAGTAGGAAGACTGTGATTGGCTTGCTGGACATTTATGGGTTTGAGGTTTTCCATGTGAACAG TTTTGAGCAGTTCTGCATAAACTACTGCAACGAGAAGCTGCAGCAGCTCTTCATCCAACTCACGCTGAAGTCAGAGCAGGAGGAGTACGAGATGGAGGGGATTGAA TGGGAACCAGTGCCATACTTCAACAACAAGATCATCTGTGACTTGGTGGAGGAGAAACACAGGGGCATCATTTCTGTTCTG GATGAGGAATGTCTGCGCCCAGGAGAAGCCACCGACCTGACATTTCTGGAAAAGCTGGAGGAGACTCTGAATGGCCACCCGCACTTTGTTAC ACACAAGCTGGCTGACCAAAAAACTAGGAAGACTCTTGAGCGAGGAGACTTCCGACTGCTCCACTATGCCGGCGAGGTCACTTACAGTGTTAAAG GGTTTCTGGATAAAAATAACGATCTGCTCTACAGGAACATTAAAGAC GTGATGCGCCAGTCCCAGAACAACATAATCAAGCTCTGCTTCCCTAAAACGGAGCCAGACACCAAACGGAGACCTGAGACG GTAGCCACCCAATTTAAAAGTAGCCTGGCAGGCCTGACGGACATCCTGATGTCAAAGGAGCCATGGTATGTCCGGTGCGTGAAACCTAATAGCGGCAAGCAGCCAG GGCGCTTCGACGATGTAATGGTGAGACACCAGGTGAAGTACCTGGGCCTGATGGAACATCTTAGGGTCAGAAGGGCAGGGTTTGCTTACAGGAGGAGATACGAGGTTTTTCTCCAAAG GTACAAGCCTCTTTGCCCAGACACGTGGCCCAACTGGAAGGGAACAGCTGCAGAAGGAGTCCAGAGGCTCGTGAAACACCTTGGCTACAAACCTGATGAGTACAAGATGGGCAG GACCAAGATCTTCATACGCCATCCGAGAACCTTGTTTGCCACAGAGGACGCCTTCGATGTCTGCAAGCATCAACTGG CAACAAGGATCCAGGCAAAATATAAAGGATACAGGGTGAAAGGGGACTTTCTCAAGCAAAAAGAAGCCG CTACAAGAATTGAAACCTGCTGGCGAGGTCTGATGGCTCGAAAGGAAAAGGAGAAGCGAGCCTGGGCTGTAAAAGTCATCAAGAA gttcATCAAAGGCTTCATGACCAGAAATCAGCCAGCTTGCATGGATAACTCTGAATATCTGGCCTTTGTGCGGCAAAACTACCTCACGCGGCTCAAAGACAACCTGCCCAAAAGCATTTTGCAGAGGAATGCCTGGCTCACTGCACCACCCATTATGCAAGAG GCCTCTCGGCTCCTGCAGAAAATGTACATCCGTCTAATGGTGCGACAGTACATAAGAGGCATCTCGGCACAGAGAAAGGCACAG CTTCAGCTGAAGGCAACGGCCAGCAGCCTATTCAGGGGGCGGAAGGAGAACTACCCCTTCAGTGTGGCTCGACCATTTGCTGATACCAGGATAA GCGAGCAAGACATCAACATCAAAGTGCTGCAGACAATATGCCAGGAGGGTGTGAAG TACAGTGTCCCTGTCATCAAGTACGACAGGAACGGCTTCAGACCCCGCTTCAGGCAGCTGATCTTCACCCAGGTTGCTGCTTACCTGGTGGAGGAGGGCAAAGTCAAGCAGCGCATGGAATTCAGCTCCCTGAGAG GTGTGTCTGTGAGCAACCTAAGCGACAACTTCCTGATACTTCACATCGCGTGTGATGATGTAAAGCAGAAG GGTGACCTGGTTCTGCAATGTGATTACTTGTTTGAGGCGCTGACCAGACTGTCTGTGGTCACGAACAATAAAAACCTGGTGAAGATTGTACAGGGAAG CGTACGATTTGATATCCAGCCTGGACGAGAGGGGTTTGTCGACTTCAAAAGCGGATCTGAATCAATGGTTTACAGGGCCAAGAATGGACATCTGATGGTG GAATCGACCCGGACAAAGACTCGGTGA
- the myo1hb gene encoding unconventional myosin-Ih isoform X3: MECSLTARDRVGLQDFVLLDAYTSETAFLDNLRKRFHENLIYTYIGTLLVSVNPYKELGIYTKKQMDVYMGVNFFELPPHIFALADNVYRTMISETNNHFILISGESGAGKTEASKKILQFYAVSCPSTRLLDNVRDRLLLSNPVLEAFGNAKTLKNDNSSRFGKYMDIQFDHRGAAVGGHILSYLLEKSRVVHQNHGERNFHVFYQLVEGGEDDLLRWLGLQRSCQNYRCLVKGDCAKVTSINDKNDWKTVRKALSIIEFSESDIEHLFAIIASVLHLGNVQFDANIRGYASLSNSNELHWLSKLLGIQTHVLQEGLTHRKIEAKAEEVLSPFTTEHAIYARDALAKAIYGRTFNWLVNKINESLANKDSSRKTVIGLLDIYGFEVFHVNSFEQFCINYCNEKLQQLFIQLTLKSEQEEYEMEGIEWEPVPYFNNKIICDLVEEKHRGIISVLDEECLRPGEATDLTFLEKLEETLNGHPHFVTHKLADQKTRKTLERGDFRLLHYAGEVTYSVKGFLDKNNDLLYRNIKDVMRQSQNNIIKLCFPKTEPDTKRRPETVATQFKSSLAGLTDILMSKEPWYVRCVKPNSGKQPGRFDDVMVRHQVKYLGLMEHLRVRRAGFAYRRRYEVFLQRYKPLCPDTWPNWKGTAAEGVQRLVKHLGYKPDEYKMGRTKIFIRHPRTLFATEDAFDVCKHQLATRIQAKYKGYRVKGDFLKQKEAATRIETCWRGLMARKEKEKRAWAVKVIKKFIKGFMTRNQPACMDNSEYLAFVRQNYLTRLKDNLPKSILQRNAWLTAPPIMQEASRLLQKMYIRLMVRQYIRGISAQRKAQLQLKATASSLFRGRKENYPFSVARPFADTRISEQDINIKVLQTICQEGVKYSVPVIKYDRNGFRPRFRQLIFTQVAAYLVEEGKVKQRMEFSSLRGVSVSNLSDNFLILHIACDDVKQKGDLVLQCDYLFEALTRLSVVTNNKNLVKIVQGSVRFDIQPGREGFVDFKSGSESMVYRAKNGHLMVESTRTKTR; encoded by the exons ATGGAGTGCTCCTTGACAGCCCGTGACCGTGTGGGCCTTCAGGACTTTGTGCTCCTGGATGCTTACACCAGCGAGACGGCCTTTCTGGACAACCTGAGGAAACGCTTTCATGAGAACCTTATTTAT ACCTACATTGGGACCCTCCTGGTGTCGGTGAACCCGTATAAAGAACTGGGGATCTACACTAAGAAGCAGATGGATGTTTACATGGGAGTCAACTTTTTTGAACTGCCGCCAcacat CTTTGCATTAGCAGACAATGTTTACCGGACCATGATCTCTGAGACCAACAACCACTTCATTCTGATCTCGGGGGAGAGCGGTGCAGGCAAAACCGAAGCCTCCAAAAAGATCTTGCAGTTCTACGCTGTCAGCTGTCCCAGCACTCGGCTCCTGGACAATGTTCGAGATCGGCTGCTGCTGTCCAACCCTGTTCTGGAG GCTTTTGGCAATGCAAAAACATTGAAGAATGACAACTCAAGCCGATTTGGAAAATATATGGACATCCAGTTTGATCATCGG GGGGCAGCAGTCGGCGGCCATATTCTCAGCTATTTGCTGGAAAAGTCCAGGGTGGTGCACCAAAACCACGGGGAGAGAAACTTTCACGTCTTTTACCAGCTGGTGGAAGGTGGGGAGGACGACCTGCTTCGCTGGCTGGGGTTGCAACGGAGCTGTCAGAATTACAGATGCCTTGTGAAG GGTGATTGTGCCAAGGTGACCTCCATCAATGACAAGAATGACTGGAAGACGGTGAGAAAAGCCCTATCCATCATTGAATTCAGTGAGAGCGACATAGAG CATCTGTTTGCAATCATCGCCAGCGTCCTCCACCTTGGAAACGTCCAGTTTGACGCCAACATCCGAGGATACGCCAGCCTATCCAACAGCAATGAGCTGCACTGGCTGTCAAAA CTTCTGGGGATCCAAACACATGTTCTTCAGGAGGGTTTGACCCATCGTAAAATTGAAGCCAAAGCTGAGGAG GTTCTCAGCCCTTTCACCACAGAACATGCTATATATGCCAGAGACGCTTTAGCCAAAGCCATCTATGGCCGCACATTCAACTGGCTCGTCAACAAGATCAACGAGTCTTTGGCAAACAAG GACTCAAGTAGGAAGACTGTGATTGGCTTGCTGGACATTTATGGGTTTGAGGTTTTCCATGTGAACAG TTTTGAGCAGTTCTGCATAAACTACTGCAACGAGAAGCTGCAGCAGCTCTTCATCCAACTCACGCTGAAGTCAGAGCAGGAGGAGTACGAGATGGAGGGGATTGAA TGGGAACCAGTGCCATACTTCAACAACAAGATCATCTGTGACTTGGTGGAGGAGAAACACAGGGGCATCATTTCTGTTCTG GATGAGGAATGTCTGCGCCCAGGAGAAGCCACCGACCTGACATTTCTGGAAAAGCTGGAGGAGACTCTGAATGGCCACCCGCACTTTGTTAC ACACAAGCTGGCTGACCAAAAAACTAGGAAGACTCTTGAGCGAGGAGACTTCCGACTGCTCCACTATGCCGGCGAGGTCACTTACAGTGTTAAAG GGTTTCTGGATAAAAATAACGATCTGCTCTACAGGAACATTAAAGAC GTGATGCGCCAGTCCCAGAACAACATAATCAAGCTCTGCTTCCCTAAAACGGAGCCAGACACCAAACGGAGACCTGAGACG GTAGCCACCCAATTTAAAAGTAGCCTGGCAGGCCTGACGGACATCCTGATGTCAAAGGAGCCATGGTATGTCCGGTGCGTGAAACCTAATAGCGGCAAGCAGCCAG GGCGCTTCGACGATGTAATGGTGAGACACCAGGTGAAGTACCTGGGCCTGATGGAACATCTTAGGGTCAGAAGGGCAGGGTTTGCTTACAGGAGGAGATACGAGGTTTTTCTCCAAAG GTACAAGCCTCTTTGCCCAGACACGTGGCCCAACTGGAAGGGAACAGCTGCAGAAGGAGTCCAGAGGCTCGTGAAACACCTTGGCTACAAACCTGATGAGTACAAGATGGGCAG GACCAAGATCTTCATACGCCATCCGAGAACCTTGTTTGCCACAGAGGACGCCTTCGATGTCTGCAAGCATCAACTGG CAACAAGGATCCAGGCAAAATATAAAGGATACAGGGTGAAAGGGGACTTTCTCAAGCAAAAAGAAGCCG CTACAAGAATTGAAACCTGCTGGCGAGGTCTGATGGCTCGAAAGGAAAAGGAGAAGCGAGCCTGGGCTGTAAAAGTCATCAAGAA gttcATCAAAGGCTTCATGACCAGAAATCAGCCAGCTTGCATGGATAACTCTGAATATCTGGCCTTTGTGCGGCAAAACTACCTCACGCGGCTCAAAGACAACCTGCCCAAAAGCATTTTGCAGAGGAATGCCTGGCTCACTGCACCACCCATTATGCAAGAG GCCTCTCGGCTCCTGCAGAAAATGTACATCCGTCTAATGGTGCGACAGTACATAAGAGGCATCTCGGCACAGAGAAAGGCACAG CTTCAGCTGAAGGCAACGGCCAGCAGCCTATTCAGGGGGCGGAAGGAGAACTACCCCTTCAGTGTGGCTCGACCATTTGCTGATACCAGGATAA GCGAGCAAGACATCAACATCAAAGTGCTGCAGACAATATGCCAGGAGGGTGTGAAG TACAGTGTCCCTGTCATCAAGTACGACAGGAACGGCTTCAGACCCCGCTTCAGGCAGCTGATCTTCACCCAGGTTGCTGCTTACCTGGTGGAGGAGGGCAAAGTCAAGCAGCGCATGGAATTCAGCTCCCTGAGAG GTGTGTCTGTGAGCAACCTAAGCGACAACTTCCTGATACTTCACATCGCGTGTGATGATGTAAAGCAGAAG GGTGACCTGGTTCTGCAATGTGATTACTTGTTTGAGGCGCTGACCAGACTGTCTGTGGTCACGAACAATAAAAACCTGGTGAAGATTGTACAGGGAAG CGTACGATTTGATATCCAGCCTGGACGAGAGGGGTTTGTCGACTTCAAAAGCGGATCTGAATCAATGGTTTACAGGGCCAAGAATGGACATCTGATGGTG GAATCGACCCGGACAAAGACTCGGTGA
- the myo1hb gene encoding unconventional myosin-Ih isoform X2, whose amino-acid sequence MDLESLEERCSRILREMECSLTARDRVGLQDFVLLDAYTSETAFLDNLRKRFHENLIYTYIGTLLVSVNPYKELGIYTKKQMDVYMGVNFFELPPHIFALADNVYRTMISETNNHFILISGESGAGKTEASKKILQFYAVSCPSTRLLDNVRDRLLLSNPVLEAFGNAKTLKNDNSSRFGKYMDIQFDHRGAAVGGHILSYLLEKSRVVHQNHGERNFHVFYQLVEGGEDDLLRWLGLQRSCQNYRCLVKGDCAKVTSINDKNDWKTVRKALSIIEFSESDIEHLFAIIASVLHLGNVQFDANIRGYASLSNSNELHWLSKLLGIQTHVLQEGLTHRKIEAKAEEVLSPFTTEHAIYARDALAKAIYGRTFNWLVNKINESLANKDSSRKTVIGLLDIYGFEVFHVNSFEQFCINYCNEKLQQLFIQLTLKSEQEEYEMEGIEWEPVPYFNNKIICDLVEEKHRGIISVLDEECLRPGEATDLTFLEKLEETLNGHPHFVTHKLADQKTRKTLERGDFRLLHYAGEVTYSVKGFLDKNNDLLYRNIKDVMRQSQNNIIKLCFPKTEPDTKRRPETVATQFKSSLAGLTDILMSKEPWYVRCVKPNSGKQPGRFDDVMVRHQVKYLGLMEHLRVRRAGFAYRRRYEVFLQRYKPLCPDTWPNWKGTAAEGVQRLVKHLGYKPDEYKMGRTKIFIRHPRTLFATEDAFDVCKHQLATRIQAKYKGYRVKGDFLKQKEAATRIETCWRGLMARKEKEKRAWAVKVIKKFIKGFMTRNQPACMDNSEYLAFVRQNYLTRLKDNLPKSILQRNAWLTAPPIMQEASRLLQKMYIRLMVRQYIRGISAQRKAQLQLKATASSLFRGRKENYPFSVARPFADTRISEQDINIKVLQTICQEGVKYSVPVIKYDRNGFRPRFRQLIFTQVAAYLVEEGKVKQRMEFSSLRGVSVSNLSDNFLILHIACDDVKQKGDLVLQCDYLFEALTRLSVVTNNKNLVKIVQGSVRFDIQPGREGFVDFKSGSESMVYRAKNGHLMVESTRTKTR is encoded by the exons ATGGATCTTGAG AGTTTGGAGGAGCGTTGCAGTCGGATCCTGCGGGAAATGGAGTGCTCCTTGACAGCCCGTGACCGTGTGGGCCTTCAGGACTTTGTGCTCCTGGATGCTTACACCAGCGAGACGGCCTTTCTGGACAACCTGAGGAAACGCTTTCATGAGAACCTTATTTAT ACCTACATTGGGACCCTCCTGGTGTCGGTGAACCCGTATAAAGAACTGGGGATCTACACTAAGAAGCAGATGGATGTTTACATGGGAGTCAACTTTTTTGAACTGCCGCCAcacat CTTTGCATTAGCAGACAATGTTTACCGGACCATGATCTCTGAGACCAACAACCACTTCATTCTGATCTCGGGGGAGAGCGGTGCAGGCAAAACCGAAGCCTCCAAAAAGATCTTGCAGTTCTACGCTGTCAGCTGTCCCAGCACTCGGCTCCTGGACAATGTTCGAGATCGGCTGCTGCTGTCCAACCCTGTTCTGGAG GCTTTTGGCAATGCAAAAACATTGAAGAATGACAACTCAAGCCGATTTGGAAAATATATGGACATCCAGTTTGATCATCGG GGGGCAGCAGTCGGCGGCCATATTCTCAGCTATTTGCTGGAAAAGTCCAGGGTGGTGCACCAAAACCACGGGGAGAGAAACTTTCACGTCTTTTACCAGCTGGTGGAAGGTGGGGAGGACGACCTGCTTCGCTGGCTGGGGTTGCAACGGAGCTGTCAGAATTACAGATGCCTTGTGAAG GGTGATTGTGCCAAGGTGACCTCCATCAATGACAAGAATGACTGGAAGACGGTGAGAAAAGCCCTATCCATCATTGAATTCAGTGAGAGCGACATAGAG CATCTGTTTGCAATCATCGCCAGCGTCCTCCACCTTGGAAACGTCCAGTTTGACGCCAACATCCGAGGATACGCCAGCCTATCCAACAGCAATGAGCTGCACTGGCTGTCAAAA CTTCTGGGGATCCAAACACATGTTCTTCAGGAGGGTTTGACCCATCGTAAAATTGAAGCCAAAGCTGAGGAG GTTCTCAGCCCTTTCACCACAGAACATGCTATATATGCCAGAGACGCTTTAGCCAAAGCCATCTATGGCCGCACATTCAACTGGCTCGTCAACAAGATCAACGAGTCTTTGGCAAACAAG GACTCAAGTAGGAAGACTGTGATTGGCTTGCTGGACATTTATGGGTTTGAGGTTTTCCATGTGAACAG TTTTGAGCAGTTCTGCATAAACTACTGCAACGAGAAGCTGCAGCAGCTCTTCATCCAACTCACGCTGAAGTCAGAGCAGGAGGAGTACGAGATGGAGGGGATTGAA TGGGAACCAGTGCCATACTTCAACAACAAGATCATCTGTGACTTGGTGGAGGAGAAACACAGGGGCATCATTTCTGTTCTG GATGAGGAATGTCTGCGCCCAGGAGAAGCCACCGACCTGACATTTCTGGAAAAGCTGGAGGAGACTCTGAATGGCCACCCGCACTTTGTTAC ACACAAGCTGGCTGACCAAAAAACTAGGAAGACTCTTGAGCGAGGAGACTTCCGACTGCTCCACTATGCCGGCGAGGTCACTTACAGTGTTAAAG GGTTTCTGGATAAAAATAACGATCTGCTCTACAGGAACATTAAAGAC GTGATGCGCCAGTCCCAGAACAACATAATCAAGCTCTGCTTCCCTAAAACGGAGCCAGACACCAAACGGAGACCTGAGACG GTAGCCACCCAATTTAAAAGTAGCCTGGCAGGCCTGACGGACATCCTGATGTCAAAGGAGCCATGGTATGTCCGGTGCGTGAAACCTAATAGCGGCAAGCAGCCAG GGCGCTTCGACGATGTAATGGTGAGACACCAGGTGAAGTACCTGGGCCTGATGGAACATCTTAGGGTCAGAAGGGCAGGGTTTGCTTACAGGAGGAGATACGAGGTTTTTCTCCAAAG GTACAAGCCTCTTTGCCCAGACACGTGGCCCAACTGGAAGGGAACAGCTGCAGAAGGAGTCCAGAGGCTCGTGAAACACCTTGGCTACAAACCTGATGAGTACAAGATGGGCAG GACCAAGATCTTCATACGCCATCCGAGAACCTTGTTTGCCACAGAGGACGCCTTCGATGTCTGCAAGCATCAACTGG CAACAAGGATCCAGGCAAAATATAAAGGATACAGGGTGAAAGGGGACTTTCTCAAGCAAAAAGAAGCCG CTACAAGAATTGAAACCTGCTGGCGAGGTCTGATGGCTCGAAAGGAAAAGGAGAAGCGAGCCTGGGCTGTAAAAGTCATCAAGAA gttcATCAAAGGCTTCATGACCAGAAATCAGCCAGCTTGCATGGATAACTCTGAATATCTGGCCTTTGTGCGGCAAAACTACCTCACGCGGCTCAAAGACAACCTGCCCAAAAGCATTTTGCAGAGGAATGCCTGGCTCACTGCACCACCCATTATGCAAGAG GCCTCTCGGCTCCTGCAGAAAATGTACATCCGTCTAATGGTGCGACAGTACATAAGAGGCATCTCGGCACAGAGAAAGGCACAG CTTCAGCTGAAGGCAACGGCCAGCAGCCTATTCAGGGGGCGGAAGGAGAACTACCCCTTCAGTGTGGCTCGACCATTTGCTGATACCAGGATAA GCGAGCAAGACATCAACATCAAAGTGCTGCAGACAATATGCCAGGAGGGTGTGAAG TACAGTGTCCCTGTCATCAAGTACGACAGGAACGGCTTCAGACCCCGCTTCAGGCAGCTGATCTTCACCCAGGTTGCTGCTTACCTGGTGGAGGAGGGCAAAGTCAAGCAGCGCATGGAATTCAGCTCCCTGAGAG GTGTGTCTGTGAGCAACCTAAGCGACAACTTCCTGATACTTCACATCGCGTGTGATGATGTAAAGCAGAAG GGTGACCTGGTTCTGCAATGTGATTACTTGTTTGAGGCGCTGACCAGACTGTCTGTGGTCACGAACAATAAAAACCTGGTGAAGATTGTACAGGGAAG CGTACGATTTGATATCCAGCCTGGACGAGAGGGGTTTGTCGACTTCAAAAGCGGATCTGAATCAATGGTTTACAGGGCCAAGAATGGACATCTGATGGTG GAATCGACCCGGACAAAGACTCGGTGA